The window GCTCGTCACCGAGTACATCAAAGGGATCTACGAGGACGACGAGTTCCTGCGCGAGGAATGTGACCTGATTCTTCCCGGAGAAATCGCGGGACTGAACTACGATCATCCCGATTTCTCACGATTGGACGGCTCGGCCTATCAGTACGATGAACTGCTCGGTTGCGTCTGGCGCGAGAGCATCTACACGTTCCTCGAAGACGACGAACGAGCGATCACCCTCTCGGCACTGATGCACGAGGAGAACGGGAAACCGTTCCTCGAATCGCTCGTCGAGGAGTCGGGATTGACGATGGAGGAGTGGCTGGACGAACTGTTCGGGACCGTCCTACCGCCACTCCTCCACTACCTCTATCGGTACGGGACGGTGTTTTCCCCCCACGGCCAGAACACCATCCTCGTGCTGAAGGACGGCCGACCCCACCGACTCGCGGTGAAGGATTTCGTGGACGACGTGAACGTGAGCGACCAACCGCTCCCGGAACTCGAAGCGATACCGGACGAACTCGCCGACGTGCTCCGCTCGGAACCGCCGGAAGGCCTCTGCCAGTTCATTTTCTCGGGACTGTTCGTCTGTGTCTTCCGCTACGTTTCCGACTCGTTGGCGACCCATTCGGACTACTCGGAGGAACGGTTCTGGACCGGCGTCCGTGAGGCCGTTCTCGACTATCAATCCTGTTTCCCCGAACTGGAGGACCGATTCGAACTGTTCGACCTGCTGCGCCCGGAGTTCACGAAACTCTGTCTGAACCGAAATCGGCTGTTGGACTACGGGTACGAGGACGCGGCCGGTCGGCCACACGCCTCCGAACACGGGACGGTTCCGAACCCGCTTCACGAGGAACCCGAACGATAATCCGGCTACCGACGGAAAACGAGCGTTCCGTCCTCGGTAGGTGTCTCGAACGAACTCAGTCAGTGTGGGTCACGTCACGAAACAGTTTCAATGCGTCCGTCTGCTCGTCAGGCATCACTTCGAGGACGACGATGCCGTCGTATGAATCGTGAATGGTGGAAATGACCCGCTCCATCCGCATCGTTCCCGTTCCGAATGCGAGGCCGTCTTCGTACTTCGTCCCGTCACAGCAATGAATCACCGGAATCTGATCGCCGAATTCCCGCAGAAGATGCGTGAGCGCCGATAGATACTCCGCTTCGGCGGTGTAGAGATGTGCCGTGTCGAGGACGAGTGACCGATTTTGGTCGAATAAGACGTTCTCCAGAAAGTGGACACTGTGCCCCGTCGAATTCTCGTATCCGCATGGGACGGTGATCTCGGTCACGTCGGCGACTCGGTCGAGGTTGGTGAGCGGGATTTTCGTCGAGTGGACGACGAGCGTGGCACCCAACTCCGCACAGAGGTCGTTCGCTTGCTGGATGTACGCGACGTTTTCGAGGTCGATGTGCGGTGTGTGAACGGAAACGATATCGACTGGTGCGGAGCGGCAGACGGCTACCGTTTCCTCGAACTCGTCCAAGTCCTCGGTGACGAGATGCAGTTCGACGGCGGTAAATCCCCGCTCTGCGGCCGCCCGCAGTTCGTCAGTAGCGGGTGGACATTTCCCAGCAACGATCATTGACGTGCAGTAGCGTACGCCGTTGTAAATACATTCTGTGGTACGCGAACGACTGTCACTGGTTCATTTCCGATGTCGAATGCATATCGTCATCGACTGTCCGGTATCCGTACCGGCGACTCTCCATCGTTACGGTATGCATTCAGTTGCACAAAACTCCCGGACCAGTATCTGCCCGTCGTGGCGGATGGAGAAGTTCAGGTTACTGATCCAAAACGCGAGGTTCGGTTTCGCGAGCCGATCGAGCATGGTAAAGTGGTCGTCGATATCCACACGACAGCGCCGACGAACCAGTCGTTCTGCTTCGGCACGCGAATGCTCGGTAACGAAGACGAGGATGTCGGCCACACTCCGTTTGAGCGTCGAATCGCCGGTCGGGTCGTATTCGAACCGATACTCGTGAATGTGGTCTCGACTTTCGTTGCGTCCACTTTTCTCCGTGCTATGCGTAAACGTGCTCCCCATAAATTCAAATTGAATTTCTTTATTATAAGTATGATGTGAGTACGCTTCGATAAACGATGTTGCGTAACGAAGACGGAAGCGATCCTTCTCACGACTCCGGGCGGTACTGTGGAATTTGTGAGCGATATGGATGCCGAAGGAACACGACCGAGACGATCGACGTTCCCCGATGGGAACGCCGAACCGGATCCTCCCTTCAGTATCCACTGCCAGAGCTGGAATATGGACTCCCTACTGGCTGGTCACTGCCGTTCTGTCTGCCACGTCCTCTTCGACCGGTGCGATACGTCGTCGGATGCTACGTCGTCCCTTCGTTGGGGAATGCGTTCGCGGAGACGATGATGAAATCACGCCGTTTCCGCGGTTCGAGTGATGACGAGTACGGGAGCGTCCACGACGCCGAGGACCGAGTCCGTCACGCTACCGAGCAGCTGTCCACTGAGGTTTGCTTCGCCGTGCGAGGCCATCACCACGAGGTCGATATGCTCGTCGGTGACGTAGTCCCGAATTCCGACCGTCGGTGCATCCCGAACGACGGTCAAATCGAGGTCGATATCGGAATCCGTCTCCCGAATACGTCGGGCCAGTCGTTCGACTGCAGACGTCCCCTGTTCTTCCAATCGCTCGATGAACTCCTCCGAGACGCCGCCCGCGCTGAACAGTCCGCCTTCCCGCTGTACGTCCACAGCGTTGAACACGTGGACCGTCGAATCGTACCGGTTCGCGATATCGGCTCCGTATCGTGCCGCGCCTTCGGCGTTCGTGCTCCCGTCCGTCGGGAGGAGAATCCGCTCGTACGTCGTGCCGGTTTCCGACGAAATATCCCCCTCTGGGACGGTAAACACGGGGACGTCGACCGTTCTGAGAACTCGATCGGTGACGCTCCCGAGCAGCTTCCCTCTCATGCTCGACCGCCCCCGACGTCCCATGACGACGAGATCCGTGTCGCTTTCCGCCACGTGTTCATCGATGATTTCGTGTGGCTTGCCCTCGGCCATCGAACTATCGATGGAGACGCCGACTTCGTCAGCTAAAGTTTCGACCTCGGCGACGAGTTCGGAACCTCGTTCGCTTCGCTCGGCTTGTGTATCGCTATCCAGTCGCCGAAACCTGCTCTGCTCGAGCACGTGAAGGACCGCTACTGCCGCGCCGTACGTTTTCCCGAGTTCGAGGCCGTACTTCGCGGCCCGCTCGGCGCAGTCGCTTCCGTCGATCGGAATGAGGATTCGGTCGAACATGGCATCTCCATCGTGGATACGACGGTAGAGAGTATAAATCGTCGTCCGCGGACGACGATTTTGGTCCGCTCGTCGAACTCCCTCCCTTTTGAACGCCCTTCCGATGGTCCGGGCGGACGGAACCGTTACCTTGCTCGTCGTTGTTCATCGATGTCATGAGTTCTCCGGTGCGACACCCACTCACTGCCGTCGTCGGAGCGGTGCTCCTCACCACCGCATGGGTCGCCGTCTGGGCGACGAACGCGCAACACGCACTCGGAACGCTCGCCGTCGTGGCTGTGAGCGGACTGGCTATCCTGGGCGCGTCGTTCCTCCTCGCGTGGGGGGCCGAAACCGCGGAAAAGGACGTCCCGCGCGCGTTCGCGCTCGCCATCCTCGCCGTCCTCGCGGTCGCCCCCGAGTATGCGGTCGATGCCTATTTCGCGTGGACCGCCGGCTCGAATGCCGGGACGGAGGCTGGACGGGAGGCCGCGAACCTCGCGGTTGCGAATATGACCGGGGCGAACCGCATCCTTATCGGTCTGGGTTGGTCCGGCATCGCCCTCTTTTCGCTTCATAAGGCCCGACGAAGTGATGCGGCGCAGTATTTCGAACGGGAAGGGCGCTTGAACGACGGGATACCTCTCGACAGGGATATCGCGACCGAGATCCTGTTCCTGTTCGCCGCAACCACCTACGCCTTTTTCATCCCGTTTGGCGGCGGTATCAACGCGATCGATTCCTTCGTGCTGGTCAGTCTGTACCTGGTCTATATCGCCATCATCATTCGAGGCGAGGTGGGTGCCGAAGAACAGGTCGGTGTCCCGGCGTACTTTCAGCGCCGTCCGAAACCGGTTCGAGTTTCGATCGTCCTTTTCCTGTTCTCCTACTCCGGGTTTCTCATCTTCACCGCGGTCGAACCGTTCGCACACGGCTTGGAAAATCTCGGTCTCCAATTCGGCATTCCGCCGTTTTTCATGCTTCAGTGGATTGCACCGTTGGCGAGTGAAAGCCCCGAACTGATCGTGACGGCGTATCTGGTCAACAAAGCGCGAGCGACGGCGGCATTTAACGCGCTCATTTCCTCGAAGTTGAACCAGTGGACGCTCCTCATCGGAACGCTCGTGGTCGTCTATAGCCTTGCTCTCGGCCAGTACGGAGCGCTCCCGTTCGACCGAAAACAGATGGCCGAAATCTGGCTAACGGCGGCTCAGAGCTTCTTCGCTATCTCGGTGCTGGTCAATTTCACCATCAGCGTTCGCGAGGCAGTGACCCTTCTCACGCTGTTTCTCTCGCAAGTGGTAGTGGAGTTCATCCTTCTCCGGACACTTCCGCCCGCCCAGGCCGCGACGTACTCCTATTGGTTGCTCATCGCGTACTCCGTCGTCTACGTCGCTTTGGCACTCTACTTGTTCTGGAAGCGCCACACTGCCCTCCGAGAGGTGCTTCAGTTAACCGCGGCGAAAGTCCGGTACGCACGCATACGGCAGGCTGAGGACTCACAGGACTAACACCGTGCGTTCGCTCGACGGATCGTCGAAACGTCCTCCGAGCAGTGATTACTCGTTCCGCCGGGCAATCGAGGGGAGCACACCGCAGAGCAACCCGGCGACCGCGGCAGCCACGCCGAATCCGTGCTGCCCAGTAGTCGTCGTCCGCGATGGTTCATCCGTAGCGACAGGTGTGGTGTGTGGCATCCGAGGCGACCGACTGGCGTTCGCTGTCGTCGTCCTCGTTGGTGTCGTGGTCGTTCGCGTCGCCGTCCTCGTTGGTGTCGTGGTCGTTCGCGTCGCCGTCGGCGACGTCTCGGTCGGTGCAACGGCTGTCGATGTTGGAGTGCCATCGTCACAGCTTCCACCTCGGATGACGATCGGATGGTCACGCCGGAGGGAACGCCACCGATAGCCGGTCGAGTCCGCAGTGAGTGCACGCCAGTGTTCGACGTCACCCGGATAGTGGTCTTCGTACAATCTCGCATTCTCGTTGAATGCAGGGTCGATTCTGACGACGTCATCGCGGGTGATTCCGCGGAAGGCACCGCCGTCGGCTCCGCCACCGTTGTCTGGGTCGGTTGCCCACGTCCAATCGACGACCCACTCGCCGTCGTTCCGCACGAACCGGTCGTAGTTCGTCGATGCGTTGTACTGGTCGTCCGTGACCGCCCACTCCCCCTCCGACGGTAGTCCGGAAATGGAGAACGTGATCGCTCCACCGCTTTCTCCGCCGCGCATTCCATGCATGAACACGAGACTCGTCCCTCGCGGACCATCGTAGCAGTAAAGGACGCTCTCTCCATTCCGCTGAAACCGTTGTGCCGGACCGTACGAACTGTACCATCCGCTCGGAGTCGTATCCGACGACCGGTAGTCGTAAAACTCCTCGACTGGCACGCGTTCGTCCAGCGTGACCATCGCAAGGGGGAGACAGATGCCGTTTTGTTCGAGAACGAATCCCGATCGTCGGACAGTCGTTTCCGAACGGTGGTCCCCCGCACCATTCGGCGCGCCGACGACACTCGTTGCACCTGCCACCGACCCGAGTGCACCTCCGACTCCGAGGAGAAACGACCGTCGATGCAAGCTGGACACCGTGTCGGTCATCGATTTCGTGTCGTCCGTCACTCCGAAATCACCTTGACCGTCGATGGCAGTCGTCGATAGACACCGGTCACCGCTTTCATCCGTGTCGTCTTTCGCTGTGCTGTATAGTATGCAGCCGGTTCGGGACCGAATTTTGACTTATACCGACAGAGACGAGGTAGGTTCGCACCGACCAAGTCGTACCGAGAGCGACCACGCGATTGCGCGTCTTGCATGATCTGCCAGTCCAGCAAATCGTTGACCGAGAAACCGACGTCGTGTTTCACACCGCCTTGCCATCGATAGATGGTGTCGCCGTATTCGAGCGTCACGATACCGCCGACGATTTCTCCGTCGTGTTCACAGACGTACGGTCTGACACAACCCTCGGGGAGGAGTTCGGACAGTTCGACCACGAACGCGGGATCGATTCGGTATTCCTTTCCTTGGTCGTCGTGGCGTTGCTGTACCTGACCGATTATCGTTTCGAGGGCGTCAGTGTCCCCGTCTCGAATCGTACAGTCCACGTCGTCTCGGTCCCTGATGTTGCTCCGGGCGTCGCGGCTGAACTGCATGAGTAGGTCGTCGCTTTCGAGGTCTACGAGGTACGTGTAGGACGGAGATACGTCGAACCCTTCCCACGAGAACGGTCGGAGGTCAGTGTGGCGGTCCACCGTTCGAACGTCGATGTAATCAGGGGCGATCCGTTCGTCTATCCAATCGAGACACTGTTCGATGAACGTCCGGTGTCTGCGCTCCGCTTTCCGTTGTTTGAGCTTCTCGAAGTTGAGCAATACCGGCCCGAGATAGTACACTTCGAGATGCGGTGGTGGCGAGTACACCATCCGAAACGGCCCTTTCGTCGCCTCGAAAATCGGAAAGAGCCCGACCGGCTCCTGTCCTTTGTAGCCGACGAGAAGCCGTTTATCGGCGTCGGCGGTTCGAGCGAGATGCGAGAGTGCCTCGTATCGATGGAACGGCGTCGTATGTTCCGCTCGGTCTACGTGTTGATTCCACTCGTTTTCGTCTTCCACTTCTGTGATTTCTATCGTCATCGTTCACTCCAAATAGCCAAGTGCCGTCAGTCTGTTTGCTATCGATCCGTCGTCCGTCTCTCGTTTCGATCGGTCGCGTTGTGTCGCGTACGCTCGCCGCTCGGTCGGTTCGACGCACGAGAGTACGTTCCCGTCCATTTCGACGCTCGTCGGGAGGCCGAACAGCGCGAGAATCGTTGGCGTCACGTCGAAGAGGTGAGCATCGGAGAGCGCACCCCGAACGCCATCACCGGCCACAGCGACCACTCCGTCTCGCTTGTGATTCCACGGTTGGCCGGGCGCTGCGAATTGGTGTCCCGCGAGTTCGGCGGAGAGGAAGTGGTCGAAGTCGGCCGGAACCGTGACGATATCGACGGCTCGGTCGGCGTTCGGTCCGTCGAAGTACCGCTCCCGACGACACACTTCCTCGAACATCGGCGTGCCGTCGGGCGTCTCGACACCCCGGAGCTGTTCGACGAGTTCGGTTCGAAGCGCCTCGTATCGTTCGGGTGGAACGACCCCGTCCGGTTCCCTTCCTTCGAGATTGATGCGGACGCCGCACTCGATTCGGGCGCGCATGTAAGCCTGTGACGCCGCGAAATCGACCTGCCTGCTACTCGCCCTGACGAGCCGGTCGGGAACGCAGCGACCGGCGAAGTCGCGGAGGCCGACCGTCTCCAGCAGCTTTCCCGCTCGATGGGTGGTCATTCCATAGCGGGCGGCGAGTGCCGTCGCCGATTCCAGTAGTCCGGGACTGGACGACGTTTCGTCGCCGTCCCGAAGCTGTTCGTCGCGAGTCGGGACCCACGATGGCATCCCGTTCCCACCTTGCCTAACCGCCGTGTAACCATGCTCTGCAAGGAATTCGTTGAGATAGAAGCTGTATCCATCGTACTCTCCAATGCCGTGATCACTGACGACGACGACGGTGTCCGGGTCACAGTCGGCAAGGATTCGCCCGACTTGTTCGTCTACTGCCTCGTACACTGCCTGTACTGTTTCCCGCTCGCCGGGGTGCTCGTGAAAGACCGTATCGGTCTGCTGAAACTGCACGAATCCGAAATCCGGCTCGAATCGGTCGGCCAGATATCGAAACGCGTCCCCGCGCATTTCGATGACCGACCGATATGCCGTCGCTGCGTCCGTCCCCGTCGCGTCGTCGCTGTCCGGATAGATTTGGTATTCCCCGAGTTCGTCGCGTAGATCGTCCAGCAGTCCCGCCGGATGGCAATCGGGCGATTCGGGAGCCATGTACCCCGGAACGAGCGCACCGTCGAATTCACGTGCGGCGTTCGTGACGGGGACGTTGCAAACGACGCTCGTAAATCCATGCCGAGAAAGGTGCTCCCAGACCGGTATCGATTGCACGTGCGACCCGTTGACCACGTCCCAGTCGTAGCCGTCGTAATCGAGGAAACTGAAGACGCCGTGTTTACCCGGGTTGACGCCGGTAAACATCGACGGCCAGGCACTCGGCGTCCACGGCGGAATCTGTGATTCCAA of the Haladaptatus caseinilyticus genome contains:
- a CDS encoding sugar phosphate isomerase/epimerase family protein, with protein sequence MIVAGKCPPATDELRAAAERGFTAVELHLVTEDLDEFEETVAVCRSAPVDIVSVHTPHIDLENVAYIQQANDLCAELGATLVVHSTKIPLTNLDRVADVTEITVPCGYENSTGHSVHFLENVLFDQNRSLVLDTAHLYTAEAEYLSALTHLLREFGDQIPVIHCCDGTKYEDGLAFGTGTMRMERVISTIHDSYDGIVVLEVMPDEQTDALKLFRDVTHTD
- a CDS encoding universal stress protein yields the protein MFDRILIPIDGSDCAERAAKYGLELGKTYGAAVAVLHVLEQSRFRRLDSDTQAERSERGSELVAEVETLADEVGVSIDSSMAEGKPHEIIDEHVAESDTDLVVMGRRGRSSMRGKLLGSVTDRVLRTVDVPVFTVPEGDISSETGTTYERILLPTDGSTNAEGAARYGADIANRYDSTVHVFNAVDVQREGGLFSAGGVSEEFIERLEEQGTSAVERLARRIRETDSDIDLDLTVVRDAPTVGIRDYVTDEHIDLVVMASHGEANLSGQLLGSVTDSVLGVVDAPVLVITRTAETA
- a CDS encoding sodium:calcium antiporter, which translates into the protein MSSPVRHPLTAVVGAVLLTTAWVAVWATNAQHALGTLAVVAVSGLAILGASFLLAWGAETAEKDVPRAFALAILAVLAVAPEYAVDAYFAWTAGSNAGTEAGREAANLAVANMTGANRILIGLGWSGIALFSLHKARRSDAAQYFEREGRLNDGIPLDRDIATEILFLFAATTYAFFIPFGGGINAIDSFVLVSLYLVYIAIIIRGEVGAEEQVGVPAYFQRRPKPVRVSIVLFLFSYSGFLIFTAVEPFAHGLENLGLQFGIPPFFMLQWIAPLASESPELIVTAYLVNKARATAAFNALISSKLNQWTLLIGTLVVVYSLALGQYGALPFDRKQMAEIWLTAAQSFFAISVLVNFTISVREAVTLLTLFLSQVVVEFILLRTLPPAQAATYSYWLLIAYSVVYVALALYLFWKRHTALREVLQLTAAKVRYARIRQAEDSQD
- a CDS encoding lipid II:glycine glycyltransferase FemX, coding for MTIEITEVEDENEWNQHVDRAEHTTPFHRYEALSHLARTADADKRLLVGYKGQEPVGLFPIFEATKGPFRMVYSPPPHLEVYYLGPVLLNFEKLKQRKAERRHRTFIEQCLDWIDERIAPDYIDVRTVDRHTDLRPFSWEGFDVSPSYTYLVDLESDDLLMQFSRDARSNIRDRDDVDCTIRDGDTDALETIIGQVQQRHDDQGKEYRIDPAFVVELSELLPEGCVRPYVCEHDGEIVGGIVTLEYGDTIYRWQGGVKHDVGFSVNDLLDWQIMQDAQSRGRSRYDLVGANLPRLCRYKSKFGPEPAAYYTAQRKTTRMKAVTGVYRRLPSTVKVISE
- a CDS encoding alkaline phosphatase family protein, whose product is MSDQDGLSVLMIGLDGACRSVMEPLFEAGSLPNLERVFDGGVTGALESQIPPWTPSAWPSMFTGVNPGKHGVFSFLDYDGYDWDVVNGSHVQSIPVWEHLSRHGFTSVVCNVPVTNAAREFDGALVPGYMAPESPDCHPAGLLDDLRDELGEYQIYPDSDDATGTDAATAYRSVIEMRGDAFRYLADRFEPDFGFVQFQQTDTVFHEHPGERETVQAVYEAVDEQVGRILADCDPDTVVVVSDHGIGEYDGYSFYLNEFLAEHGYTAVRQGGNGMPSWVPTRDEQLRDGDETSSSPGLLESATALAARYGMTTHRAGKLLETVGLRDFAGRCVPDRLVRASSRQVDFAASQAYMRARIECGVRINLEGREPDGVVPPERYEALRTELVEQLRGVETPDGTPMFEEVCRRERYFDGPNADRAVDIVTVPADFDHFLSAELAGHQFAAPGQPWNHKRDGVVAVAGDGVRGALSDAHLFDVTPTILALFGLPTSVEMDGNVLSCVEPTERRAYATQRDRSKRETDDGSIANRLTALGYLE